From the genome of Sinanaerobacter sp. ZZT-01:
TTGCGAATGGGAGAACAAACATCCTGAATTTTGGTGAGGGATTGGTGTTTTATAGGGGCGAAATTCACATGATAAAGATGATAGGAGACGCCCCTGGAATCCACATATCAGAAATCGCAAGGAATTTTAATATTACCCGTGCTGCCGTAGCGAAGACTGTTTTAAAGCTGGAGAAGAAAAGAATTCTTATAAGAGAGACGGATGCAGCCGATAAAAAGATACTTCGACTGTATTTGACAGAAAAAGGTGAGGAAGCTTATCTGGCTCATCAAAAATACCATCAGGATTTTGACGGTCCGCTGTTTGACTATCTGGACCAGCTGGAAGAAGATCAGCTCGCAATTGTGGAAGCGTTTTTGGAAAAAGCAAATGAGCAGATAGACCATCATTTTTAACGAATGACTGGAAAATCCAACTTAGGCTTGAGCCGGTACGTTTTTGACGGATTGAAATCAGCAAGGTGAAAAGTTGAATTAAAATACAGAGTGGTAAGAAATACAGCTGTCATTTTTCGCCGCTCTGTTTTTGCTTACAGATTCATGAAGGATTGTCTGCTGTAAAAGCAAGCATTGCCAGAGAGCCATTCAATAAAGAGAAAATTATGCCATATAAAATAGAGAGGTAATGAAGATGTGCAAGTATGAATCCTTTCCCACGAAATGGAAAGAAATCTTACAGAAAGTAACGGACTTTGGCGGGAATGCGAAAGAGCTTATCGTTGAACCTTGTGCTACGAAAGAAGAGATTGAGGAGAAAGAAAAAAGTCTGGGATTTGCTTTGCCTTCTTCGTTTAAAGAAATATTGATGCATTTTTCAAGACATGCTGAATTTAGGTGGTCTTTACCGGAAAGTGCAAATCTGCCGCATGTATTCAGAGAGATTTTTTCGGGTGAGATAGGATGGAATATAAACTGGATTGAAGATTTAACTGCATTTGGCTCACAAATAGAAGCTTATAATGGAATTGATTCAGAGTTGAAGAACAAATTAAAGTTTTTTGATGTAAGAAACGGAGATTTACTGGCTTTTGACATGGAATCATCTCAGACAGAACCAAATGTTGTTTATTGGAGCCATGAGGGGGAAGGTGTATTCTTCCTTGCAGAATCGTTTTTATCTTATCTGAGCAAGATTACCGACTTATATGGAATTGGCAGTGAAATATGGCAGATGGAGCCTTTTATAGATGAAAATGGGCTAAACAGTAATGGTGAGAATGCATTTAAATGGAAAAAGTGGTTTGATACGTTCGCAGCGCTGTCGATTGAAGAAGGAGAAAGGGATTTAGAAAGCCTGATTCAATACATCGAGTATCATGGGACATTAGAAAAGCGAGAGTTAAAGGCACTGAAAGCATATGATAAAAATGACGTGTTTCAAACTGTAATGGCAAGATTACAGAGAGTGGACGAATCTCAAAAAGAAATCTTAATCCGAGTGATTGGAGAAAGCGTAGGTTCGTTCGCATCGGACTGGGTCAAATTACTTTGGAAAGAGGAAACAGAAATAAAACCAGAACATCGATCCTATCTTACTTCTAGATGTTTCCCTGAAGAAGAAGGATTAAGTAAGGTTACAGCTTATGTGGAAAGTTTATTCATTGAAAAAATAAACAGTCATGAAGCGAAAAAGCACCTTTGCTGGTTTCGGAATGATAAAATTCTTGAATGGATAAAAGGATACATATCAAGCGCTACAACGAAAGAGCAATGGTATGATTTATTTGCCTGTTCTAACCCTAGTTGGAAGGAGATTGAAGAATGGTTCCTGCTGGGAGGAAAATATCGGAGAATTGCGATAAATGCATTGGAATATATGGTAGACTCATGGAACTCCACATATATTAAGAGCAACTATAAAATCTGCAATCCGCCGGAAAAAAAAGAAATTCTCTATTTTTTAGAAAAAGAGAAAGAGAAAGAAACCTTAAATATAAAAAAACGAATTTTTGAAAAGATAATACAAAACATCGACTTCATCCTATAATGAATTTAAACAGAACATTAAAAGAAAATGTAATGAATTATAAAAAATAATAAGAAGAAAGTCTTATTATTTTTTCTTTTATTTTGGTATAATATTATCAATCTTGTCTTTTAAATTTCCAGAATATATTAAAATACAAATGTGGGAAATACCGCAAGCAAGTGAGGGGGTCGCTGATTTGCTAAACTTTTTATATGCGGAGGTAAATATTGTAGGAAGTATGGTTTTACTTCTTATGATAACAAACTGGAATAAAAACAGCTTCAGAAACCTGCCTGTTGACCAAAAGATATTTAACGGTGTTATGCTTTTAAATTTACTTATTTTTCTGCTCGATACGGGGATGTGGCTGACAGATGGAATGTCTTTGCCGATTTTGAAATCGATTAATTATGTGGTGACGACATTGTACTATCTATTCAACCCGTTGATCTGCCTTTTATGGATACTATATACGGATTTTAAGATTCATGAAAGTAAGTCTGATTTGTTGAAGCGTATATGGATTTACGCGATTCCAATATCCATATCTACAGTGATTACTCTTGTAACTCCATTAACAGGATGGTTTTTTGTTATTGATGAAAATAATAATTACATGCGGGGACCTTGGTTTCTGGTCATGGCATCTATATCCTTGTTATATTTACTATGTGCATGTGGAATGTCTTTGAAAGATATTGTAAAAAATGGGTGGGAAGCAAGCAAAGAGGTGAACCTTCCTTTGTTGATTTTTCCCATTGGAGTCATTGCTGCAGTAATCATTCAGATTAAATTTTTTGGGCTTTCTATTATATGGGTCTGTACGATGCTGGCATGTACAAACATCTATATTAGAATACAGAATGCAGAAATTGCAACCGATTACTTGACTGGTTTATATAATCGAAGGCGTCTCGATCAGCATCTTCGGCGGAAAATTAGGGCAAAACGTACAGGTTGCCTTCTGTTTGCTGTCATTTTGGATTTAGACGAATTCAAGAAAATTAATGATATTTATGGACATATGGAAGGGGATTGTGCTCTGGTTAAAACAGCGGAGATTCTTCGATATTCTTGCAAAAGAAGTGAAGATTTTATTGCCAGGCTGGGCGGTGACGAATTTATTATTGTAGGAGAACGCTCCAATTTCGATGAAATTGAGCAGTTCATAGACACACTTTACTCAAATGTGGCAGAGTATAATAAAAGTTACCAGTCGGAATATACTTTATCGTTGAGTATGGGCTATTCCGTCTTTCATGAGACAGATACAGAAGATTCTTTTTTGGCAGCGGTGGATCAGAAAATGTACCACTGCAAACAAGATCATAAGAATGCTCAATAAAAGATGGCATCAAGCTTTTGGCGTTTTGCTGCTCGACTAAAATGAATCTTGTGATAGGATTTTAAAAAGAATTTATATTTCTTTGCAGAAAGCGGAATATAATATATAGCTGGAATAATTTGATGTTGAAGGGGAGAGATAAAATGACAGCTTGGATTACGGCAATTTTAATTGGTTGGAAACTGAATGAAAAAACAAGTGTGTCGATTGCTGGTGCAGTCATATTTATTTTAATATTTTTGACGGCATTTTTGGCTTATCTTATTGCAGAACGCTTACTTTTAAAAGCATTGAAAGTAATTGTTGTGCAGAGCAAAACAAAATGGGATGATATTTTACTTGAGCATCATGTTTTTGAACGTATGGTGCTGATTATTCCTGCTCTTGTCATTTATGTTTTTGCACCGATGTCAGTTTACGGGCAGGCGTGGCTTCATAAGCTTGCCGTGTGTT
Proteins encoded in this window:
- a CDS encoding SMI1/KNR4 family protein — encoded protein: MCKYESFPTKWKEILQKVTDFGGNAKELIVEPCATKEEIEEKEKSLGFALPSSFKEILMHFSRHAEFRWSLPESANLPHVFREIFSGEIGWNINWIEDLTAFGSQIEAYNGIDSELKNKLKFFDVRNGDLLAFDMESSQTEPNVVYWSHEGEGVFFLAESFLSYLSKITDLYGIGSEIWQMEPFIDENGLNSNGENAFKWKKWFDTFAALSIEEGERDLESLIQYIEYHGTLEKRELKALKAYDKNDVFQTVMARLQRVDESQKEILIRVIGESVGSFASDWVKLLWKEETEIKPEHRSYLTSRCFPEEEGLSKVTAYVESLFIEKINSHEAKKHLCWFRNDKILEWIKGYISSATTKEQWYDLFACSNPSWKEIEEWFLLGGKYRRIAINALEYMVDSWNSTYIKSNYKICNPPEKKEILYFLEKEKEKETLNIKKRIFEKIIQNIDFIL
- a CDS encoding MarR family winged helix-turn-helix transcriptional regulator; the protein is MKKNVNKVIGEYIKMIEKIANGRTNILNFGEGLVFYRGEIHMIKMIGDAPGIHISEIARNFNITRAAVAKTVLKLEKKRILIRETDAADKKILRLYLTEKGEEAYLAHQKYHQDFDGPLFDYLDQLEEDQLAIVEAFLEKANEQIDHHF
- a CDS encoding GGDEF domain-containing protein, giving the protein MLNFLYAEVNIVGSMVLLLMITNWNKNSFRNLPVDQKIFNGVMLLNLLIFLLDTGMWLTDGMSLPILKSINYVVTTLYYLFNPLICLLWILYTDFKIHESKSDLLKRIWIYAIPISISTVITLVTPLTGWFFVIDENNNYMRGPWFLVMASISLLYLLCACGMSLKDIVKNGWEASKEVNLPLLIFPIGVIAAVIIQIKFFGLSIIWVCTMLACTNIYIRIQNAEIATDYLTGLYNRRRLDQHLRRKIRAKRTGCLLFAVILDLDEFKKINDIYGHMEGDCALVKTAEILRYSCKRSEDFIARLGGDEFIIVGERSNFDEIEQFIDTLYSNVAEYNKSYQSEYTLSLSMGYSVFHETDTEDSFLAAVDQKMYHCKQDHKNAQ